The segment TACGGGTAAGGTTTTATGGTCTGATCATGCCTATAAAATGTTGGGTTACTATCCGAATGAGTTTGAAATGTCATACGAAAAATGGGTTGAGCTTTTACATCCGGAAGATGTAGAGTATGCCCAATTATCTGTAGCCAAACAATTGGAATTCAAAAATTCCTTTTCTGTTGATTTTAGATTAAGAGCCAAGGATGGTAGCTACAAATGGATTAGAGGTTCGGGAAAAGTCATTAGGTATGCTGATGACGGTTCTATGTTGTATCTTACGGGAACACACACAGACATTACTGAGAAAAAAAATGCAGAAATACTACTTCAGGAAAAGCTTTATATACTTGAAGAGGCTGAAAAGATTGCAAAGCTCGGCTCATGGGATCTTGATATTAAAAATAATAAGCTGTTTTGGTCAAACGAAATTTATAATATTTTTGAGATAGATAAGGACGAATTCGGAGCATCCTATGATGCTTTTATATCATTGGTTCATCCTGATGATAGAAAAAAAATTGATGATGTATATTGGGAATCAGTTAGGAGTAAAAAGAGTTATCAGGTGGAACACAGACTCTTGATGCCTGATGGTAGAATTAAATATGTTATAGAAAGGGGGAAAACATTTTACGATAAAGATGGTGACCCTATCAGAAGCATAGGCACAGTGCAGGATATCACTGAAAAGGTGTTGCTGGAAAGATCTGTAAAAGAGCAGGAGATAGTTTTCAAATCAATATTTGAGAGGGCCCCTGTTGGTATCATATTTACCGACATATTGGGAAATATTATTTTGGTAAATAATTACCTTGCTGAGCTACTGGATTATGAACATGAGGATTTTAAAAACAAAAATATATCTGAAATTACATTTGCAGAAGATTACAAAAAAGAGCAAATTTTTATTCAGGGGCTTTTAAATAATGAAATAGATTACTATAGAATTGAAAAGAGATACATTAAAAGAGATGGATCTTTGAACTGGGTGGATTCAAGTAGAACATCCTTGAAAGATGAGGATGGTAACATAAAAAACTTCATAAGTGTTGTTTTGAACATAAATGATAAAAAAGTTGCCGAGCAGGAGCTAATCAAGGCAAAAGAGAATGCAGAGAGAGCAAATCAGGCAAAATCTACTTTTCTTGCCAATATGTCTCATGAAATCAGGACTCCATTAAATGGCATCATAGGTATTGCCCAACTTCTCAAAAATGAAAATCTCCCAAAACATGTGGTGGAGTATGTAAAACACCTAAATATGGCTTCACATCATCTCTTGGATCTCATTAATGACATTTTCGATTTTTCCAGAATCGAAAGTGGTGAAATGAAGATAATAAATGATATCTTTTCGTTAAAAGATACAATAAATGAAGTGGTGAAAGTGCTTTATTATAGGGCTAAAGAAAAAAATATCGAGCTTACTGTTTTTGTTGATCCTTTAATACCTTCCAAGATTATAGGTGACTCTTTGAGGGTTAAACAGATCCTGACAAACCTATTAGGCAACGCCATTAAGTTTACAGAAGTTGGTTATGTTTCTCTGGATGTTTTTATAAAAAATTCTACAGAAAAAAGTGTAGATATATTATTTGTAATTAAAGACACAGGTATAGGTATAAGTGGTGATAAAAAGCAAAAGCTATTTACTCCATTCTTCCAGGGGGATCAATCGGTAACAAAAAAATATGGCGGTACAGGACTTGGGTTAACAATAGTAAAAAGATTGATAGATGCAATGAATGGAGATATAAATTTTATCTCTGAGCCAGGGAAAGGCACAACTTTTTATGTAACTTTAAAATTTGGTATTTATGAATCTTCTGGGTTAATTTATAACGAAAAAATGACCAATTTGAATGTTCTTTTCATTTCCGATTTATCAGTATCTTCTCAAAATATTTACAAGATTCTGGAATCTCTCAAATTTAAGGTAACAGTTTTTGATGAAACATTCAGTTTTGAAAATAGTAAAATAGATATAGTTATTGCTGTACATTCAATAAAAAATGAAGAGATTATCAATAAGATACTTAAACTGTTTGATTCAGGTAAAGCTATTATTATTACAAATCTCAACAAACCAGAAGCCCAAAAAATATTTTCCAAAAAGCCATTCATTATGGAAAAA is part of the Calditerrivibrio nitroreducens DSM 19672 genome and harbors:
- a CDS encoding PAS domain-containing protein, which translates into the protein MIDKINISIDEIWAALESGDIGIWFWDNSTGKVLWSDHAYKMLGYYPNEFEMSYEKWVELLHPEDVEYAQLSVAKQLEFKNSFSVDFRLRAKDGSYKWIRGSGKVIRYADDGSMLYLTGTHTDITEKKNAEILLQEKLYILEEAEKIAKLGSWDLDIKNNKLFWSNEIYNIFEIDKDEFGASYDAFISLVHPDDRKKIDDVYWESVRSKKSYQVEHRLLMPDGRIKYVIERGKTFYDKDGDPIRSIGTVQDITEKVLLERSVKEQEIVFKSIFERAPVGIIFTDILGNIILVNNYLAELLDYEHEDFKNKNISEITFAEDYKKEQIFIQGLLNNEIDYYRIEKRYIKRDGSLNWVDSSRTSLKDEDGNIKNFISVVLNINDKKVAEQELIKAKENAERANQAKSTFLANMSHEIRTPLNGIIGIAQLLKNENLPKHVVEYVKHLNMASHHLLDLINDIFDFSRIESGEMKIINDIFSLKDTINEVVKVLYYRAKEKNIELTVFVDPLIPSKIIGDSLRVKQILTNLLGNAIKFTEVGYVSLDVFIKNSTEKSVDILFVIKDTGIGISGDKKQKLFTPFFQGDQSVTKKYGGTGLGLTIVKRLIDAMNGDINFISEPGKGTTFYVTLKFGIYESSGLIYNEKMTNLNVLFISDLSVSSQNIYKILESLKFKVTVFDETFSFENSKIDIVIAVHSIKNEEIINKILKLFDSGKAIIITNLNKPEAQKIFSKKPFIMEKPVLPSDIFNAVTKILFKEDIVTKEKYLTSCDSKIQDIHALIVEDNAINQIVLQNMLKQFNISSDFANDGLEAVNLAKKKKYDIVFMDIQMPNMDGYEATRQLRKIPEYTDVPIIAVSAHAFKTDADKSLEAGMNDHLTKPVSINDLFKALSKWINVKCTFSNEPKTYSASQIPFLDLQDLKMRGNEPGNIKFLVNLFIEELNRDIPIIKQYIKENEIENLQKIIHKHKGASGNISLVDIHKNLVEIDKLLKAKTEPKMIKNLFDKFFDQIDILNSYKETLEGARKEIVSFKKISKDDIDELKKLLLDNNLKAIEKFEDMKYGLSSMDGLLTNKLGIAILNLNFTEALMILEELNKKGIL